Proteins from a single region of Macaca nemestrina isolate mMacNem1 chromosome 13, mMacNem.hap1, whole genome shotgun sequence:
- the LOC139357755 gene encoding uncharacterized protein — protein sequence MVNEHWLQLKSQQLHLAPNERVSLSIKALKPSFDFSFAMKVLDGLYSSNIRHFTDTEYLLFSVLTCSPFITDLRQIFGRTCCSTLHSYAVEMPSFLQPQEPTSASSQLFFCSFLTPLSLHGIKRVGVLLWIRLWLKRMLYMFGSSVQTTETFSIISSKAVWLSYHLCVQWSSTFNFLQELSLCIHNLANWCARPRFWSTSAFG from the coding sequence atggtaaatgagcattggcttcaacttaaaagtCAACAACTCCATTTAGCCCCTAAtgagagagtcagcctgtccatTAAAGCTTTGAAGCCAAGCTTTGACTTCTCTTTTGCTATGAAAGTCCTGGATGGCTTATACTCTTCGAATATAAGGCATTTCACTGACACTGaatatctgttgtttagtgtTCTGACGTGTTCCCCCTTCATCACTGATCTTAGGCAGATCTTCGGGAGAACTTGCTGCTCCACTTTGCACTCTTATGCTGTGGAgatgccttctttcctccaacctcaggaaccaacctctgctagctcccaacttttcttctgcagctttctcactCCTCTTAGCCTTCACGGAATAAagagagttggggtcttgctctggattaggctttggcttaaaaGAATGTTGTACATGTTTGGATCGTCTGTCCAGACCACTGAAACTTTCTCCATTATCAGCAGTAAGGCTGTTtggctttcttatcatttgtgtgttcagtggagcagcacttttaatttccttcaagaactttccctttgcattcacaacttggccaATTGGTGTGCAAGGCCCAGATTTTGGTCTACCTCAGCTTTTGGCTGA